The following coding sequences are from one Nicotiana tabacum cultivar K326 chromosome 1, ASM71507v2, whole genome shotgun sequence window:
- the LOC107806788 gene encoding pseudo histidine-containing phosphotransfer protein 2 isoform X2 → MQRQAVYMRRSLFDQEYVDEQFTQLEELQDDANPNFVAEVVNLFFTNSARFIRNIELALIGAKRVKRGCSHFEEYCNQRNIDGCKRAFQGVKQEYATLKSKLDAYFQIAREAS, encoded by the exons ATGCAACGCCAAGCTGTCTACATGAGGAGAAGCCTCTTCGATCAG GAATACGTAGATGAACAATTTACTCAGCTAGAAGAACTTCAAGATGATGCTAATCCTAACTTCGTGGCGGAAGTCGTCAACCTATTTTTTACAAATTCAGCTAGATTTATCCGTAATATTGAGCTTGCTCT TATCGGTGCAAAAAGAGTGAAAAGAGGATGTTCTCATTTTGAAGAGTACTGCAATCAAAGAAATATCGACGG GTGCAAGAGGGCATTTCAAGGGGTGAAGCAAGAATATGCCACTCTAAAGTCTAAGCTTGATGCTTATTTTCAG ATTGCAAGAGAAGCCTCTTGA
- the LOC107806788 gene encoding pseudo histidine-containing phosphotransfer protein 2 isoform X1 yields MQRQAVYMRRSLFDQEYVDEQFTQLEELQDDANPNFVAEVVNLFFTNSARFIRNIELALIGAKRVKRGCSHFEEYCNQRNIDGKNILFKLNWKLSTCGTYIQVQEGISRGEARICHSKV; encoded by the exons ATGCAACGCCAAGCTGTCTACATGAGGAGAAGCCTCTTCGATCAG GAATACGTAGATGAACAATTTACTCAGCTAGAAGAACTTCAAGATGATGCTAATCCTAACTTCGTGGCGGAAGTCGTCAACCTATTTTTTACAAATTCAGCTAGATTTATCCGTAATATTGAGCTTGCTCT TATCGGTGCAAAAAGAGTGAAAAGAGGATGTTCTCATTTTGAAGAGTACTGCAATCAAAGAAATATCGACGG gAAAAACATTTTATTCAAATTAAATTGGAAACTGAGCACATGTGGAACATATATTCAGGTGCAAGAGGGCATTTCAAGGGGTGAAGCAAGAATATGCCACTCTAAAGTCTAA